A region of uncultured Carboxylicivirga sp. DNA encodes the following proteins:
- a CDS encoding MMPL family transporter — protein MENLLTKLLRYKWLTMLFIAMISVYFISEMKENTRMETDLDEYMPKDHPAFVYSDEAESWFNIKDGIVVAVENKSGIYNTATLDTLKQLTKRLQKFEEIDKDDVKSLYNADNIVGSDGSLDVKRFYKRVPKAEEELQELRTSVRENEMVYGRFVSTNEQVAVIIAEIGDDVFSQEFYNNILKTVKQSETDDITIHVAGRPIVEGEMALLAPADMKKMVPIVILVILIVLFITLRSIKSTFITLGVVFLSTVWAFGLMASVGIPIYAVSTMIPVMLIAIGVADGIHLYSHLQTYMAHNPGVLKKEAVSEMLNHMWKPVVMTSITTAVGFISLLTSEVYPVKYFGIFTAFGVMAAMFFSLIFLPAGIMIFGLPKVKKANIDDDMEGHSHSKLANSSAAWIVKNKYVSILATVVIVAISIVGMQKIWINSSFLDKFEKDSDIVQTDKFINENFGGTSTLNLILDANGKKDVFKNPEVLKLVDRMQQDVDDQLEVVGNKFSLTDYIKRMNKVMNSDNEAFNTIPNSNEMIAQYLLLYEMSGDPENLTKVADYDYAKLNITFQLKKDDSKSINAALDIINSYEDDFETLDISMNYAGSGYKGLVFTDLILEGQIKSLIMSILIIIILLSLMFRNLVVGLISAVPIIITALISFGIMGFLNIPLSTTTALLSSIAIGIGIDYAVHFLEQYRSNAANYNDKYKAAQLTMAHSGKAIIFNAIVVIAGFMVLLFSVFPPNRELGALVSLNMFTSFAGTLTIMLVLLYIGNIFIKKNNNKNN, from the coding sequence ATGGAAAATTTATTGACAAAATTGTTACGCTACAAATGGCTTACCATGTTATTCATTGCAATGATTTCTGTGTATTTTATTTCTGAAATGAAAGAGAATACACGCATGGAAACCGACTTAGACGAATACATGCCCAAAGACCACCCAGCGTTTGTTTATAGTGACGAAGCTGAAAGTTGGTTTAATATTAAAGACGGTATAGTAGTGGCTGTTGAAAACAAATCAGGCATTTACAACACTGCAACACTTGATACGCTTAAACAGCTTACCAAACGCTTACAGAAGTTTGAAGAAATAGATAAAGATGATGTAAAATCACTTTATAATGCCGATAATATTGTGGGGTCAGATGGGAGTCTGGATGTGAAACGCTTTTACAAACGTGTTCCAAAAGCAGAGGAAGAATTACAGGAACTGAGAACAAGTGTTCGAGAAAATGAAATGGTTTATGGACGCTTTGTATCCACAAACGAGCAGGTTGCAGTTATTATTGCAGAAATTGGCGATGATGTGTTTTCTCAAGAGTTTTATAACAATATTCTTAAAACTGTAAAACAATCAGAAACAGATGATATAACTATCCATGTAGCTGGTCGTCCAATTGTTGAAGGCGAAATGGCGTTGCTTGCCCCTGCTGATATGAAAAAAATGGTTCCAATCGTGATATTGGTAATACTAATTGTTCTTTTCATCACTTTAAGAAGTATTAAAAGCACTTTCATCACTCTTGGCGTGGTTTTTCTTTCAACAGTTTGGGCTTTTGGTCTAATGGCGAGTGTAGGAATTCCAATTTACGCTGTTTCAACCATGATTCCGGTAATGCTCATAGCCATAGGGGTAGCCGATGGCATTCATTTATATAGCCATCTTCAAACCTATATGGCTCACAATCCCGGAGTTTTAAAAAAAGAAGCGGTAAGCGAAATGCTCAACCACATGTGGAAACCTGTGGTTATGACTTCAATTACTACTGCTGTTGGCTTTATTTCATTGCTTACATCAGAGGTATATCCAGTAAAATATTTCGGAATTTTCACTGCTTTCGGAGTAATGGCAGCCATGTTTTTCTCCTTGATATTCTTGCCTGCCGGAATCATGATTTTTGGTTTGCCAAAAGTCAAAAAAGCTAATATTGATGATGACATGGAAGGACATTCGCATTCAAAGTTGGCAAATAGTTCTGCTGCATGGATAGTGAAGAATAAATATGTTTCGATTCTGGCAACAGTTGTTATTGTTGCAATATCAATAGTTGGAATGCAAAAAATATGGATTAACTCCAGCTTCCTGGATAAGTTTGAGAAAGACAGCGATATTGTTCAAACAGATAAGTTTATCAATGAAAATTTTGGCGGTACCAGTACATTAAATCTCATTTTGGATGCCAATGGCAAAAAAGATGTTTTTAAAAATCCGGAAGTGCTCAAACTTGTGGATAGAATGCAACAGGATGTAGATGACCAATTGGAGGTTGTTGGCAATAAATTCTCACTTACCGATTACATTAAACGCATGAACAAGGTAATGAATTCCGATAACGAAGCATTTAATACGATACCCAACAGCAATGAGATGATAGCTCAGTACCTTTTACTTTATGAAATGTCCGGTGACCCGGAGAACCTAACCAAAGTAGCAGATTACGATTACGCCAAACTCAACATTACATTTCAGTTAAAGAAGGACGATTCAAAATCAATAAATGCCGCACTTGATATAATTAATTCTTATGAAGATGATTTTGAAACACTTGATATTTCAATGAATTACGCAGGAAGCGGATACAAAGGGCTTGTTTTTACAGACCTCATTCTGGAAGGTCAGATAAAAAGCCTAATCATGTCCATTTTAATTATCATAATCTTGTTGTCTCTAATGTTCAGAAATCTTGTGGTCGGTTTAATAAGTGCTGTTCCAATTATTATAACGGCTCTTATCAGTTTCGGCATTATGGGCTTCCTGAATATTCCTCTTAGCACAACAACAGCATTACTTTCAAGTATTGCAATAGGTATCGGTATTGATTATGCCGTTCATTTTCTGGAACAATACCGTTCAAATGCAGCTAATTACAACGATAAGTATAAAGCGGCACAACTTACTATGGCACATTCAGGTAAAGCTATAATATTTAATGCTATTGTTGTAATCGCAGGCTTTATGGTATTACTTTTTTCAGTGTTCCCTCCAAATCGGGAACTTGGGGCGTTAGTATCGCTCAATATGTTTACCAGCTTCGCAGGAACACTCACTATTATGCTTGTACTGCTATACATCGGCAATATTTTTATCAAAAAGAATAATAATAAAAACAATTAA
- a CDS encoding cupin domain-containing protein encodes MKIVKVSETEIKQTPHKIDARELYNHDNAQVVHIMLKPGESLKPHKTPVDVFFYVLEGSPDIFIGDEKQTVPQDNLVESPKNITHYFANNTENNVRVLVVKAPKPMEQTKLL; translated from the coding sequence ATGAAAATTGTAAAAGTTTCAGAAACAGAAATTAAGCAAACTCCGCATAAGATTGATGCACGAGAGCTTTATAATCACGACAATGCACAAGTGGTTCATATTATGTTGAAACCGGGAGAAAGTCTTAAACCTCATAAAACTCCCGTTGATGTATTTTTCTATGTATTGGAAGGAAGTCCTGATATTTTTATTGGTGATGAAAAGCAGACTGTACCTCAAGATAATTTAGTCGAAAGCCCTAAGAATATAACACATTATTTTGCGAATAACACAGAAAATAATGTTCGTGTTCTTGTTGTAAAAGCACCCAAACCAATGGAACAAACAAAACTGTTATAA
- a CDS encoding TetR/AcrR family transcriptional regulator has protein sequence MMQTERQIQIIEESIKLIAVKGIQGFTIKNLSKAIGISEPAIYRHFESKTAILVSILDSFKEMAGMMSSIPFDANQRAIEKIAFIFFRMLDVFTEQPTIIPIVFAEEIFKNDSMLKNKINEIQNLNLQKIETIIEQGQEAGDVRQDIDKSSLAIIFLGSFRLLIKRWDLNNYNFNLKEEGTKLVNSFKLIL, from the coding sequence ATGATGCAAACAGAAAGACAAATACAAATAATTGAAGAATCAATAAAACTCATAGCCGTAAAAGGTATCCAGGGATTTACGATAAAAAATTTATCAAAAGCAATTGGCATTTCAGAACCTGCGATTTATCGTCACTTTGAAAGCAAAACAGCTATTTTGGTTTCAATACTTGATAGTTTCAAAGAGATGGCCGGGATGATGTCATCAATACCTTTTGATGCGAATCAGCGAGCTATTGAGAAAATTGCTTTTATATTTTTTAGAATGCTTGATGTCTTTACAGAGCAACCTACTATTATACCGATAGTTTTTGCAGAAGAAATATTCAAAAATGATAGTATGCTAAAAAATAAAATTAACGAAATACAAAACCTGAATTTACAGAAAATAGAAACAATAATTGAGCAAGGTCAGGAAGCTGGTGATGTAAGACAAGATATTGATAAATCATCGCTTGCAATAATATTTTTAGGTTCTTTCCGCTTGCTTATTAAACGTTGGGATTTAAATAATTATAACTTCAATTTGAAAGAAGAAGGAACAAAACTTGTAAATTCATTTAAACTAATATTATAA
- a CDS encoding PepSY-associated TM helix domain-containing protein, whose protein sequence is MGKSKGKLARIYKKLHKWPGLIIAFLLLYFSVTGIIMNHREFFSGIDISRNNLPKEFRYQNWNNSAVKGNLILNADSILIYGNIGVWLTDSNFTDYSSFNNGFPNGSDNRKIFDLHQSNDGNLYTATQFGLFAFSKEKKQWIKFELDVDIKRFVAIECVNDTLYVLNRSYLFKGKSEGINTQFEKIELIQPQDYTNEVSLFETMWQIHSGEIFGIPGKLFVDGLGVVTIFLSITGIIYFFFPGWIKRRKKKSKKVTSIVQTNRWSSKWHNKTGAWLFVCLIVLFFTGMFLRPPLLIAIAYSKVKPIKHSHLDQPNPWYDKFRDLKFDSERNEFLLATSEGIYYMDKDKLVPKVFSNQPPVSVMGINVLEPFNDGAYIIGSFSGLFLWHPAHPEVYNYAQGKLHVGNTTGRPIGDFKVTGLVTDLVGKQYMIDYDKGVVPLYHEKIFPAMPKNVLEESKMSLWNFSLEIHTGRFFRFLLGDFYILLVPLSGLVSIMVVLSGYLLWRKKFR, encoded by the coding sequence ATGGGAAAATCAAAAGGTAAATTGGCAAGAATTTATAAAAAACTTCATAAATGGCCAGGGCTAATCATTGCCTTTCTGCTTTTATATTTCTCGGTTACAGGTATCATTATGAATCATCGTGAATTCTTTTCTGGTATTGATATTTCACGTAACAATCTTCCAAAAGAATTCCGTTATCAGAATTGGAATAATAGTGCAGTTAAAGGCAATCTTATTTTAAATGCCGATAGCATTTTAATATATGGTAATATTGGGGTATGGCTTACCGATTCTAATTTTACTGATTATAGTTCATTCAATAATGGTTTCCCAAATGGAAGCGATAACCGTAAGATTTTTGACTTGCATCAATCAAATGACGGAAATCTATATACAGCAACGCAATTTGGTTTGTTTGCTTTTAGTAAGGAGAAAAAGCAATGGATAAAGTTTGAATTGGATGTTGACATTAAACGCTTTGTGGCTATTGAATGTGTCAATGATACACTCTATGTATTAAATCGTTCCTATTTGTTTAAAGGTAAGTCGGAAGGAATAAATACCCAATTTGAGAAAATTGAACTGATACAACCACAAGATTATACAAATGAAGTCTCACTTTTTGAAACCATGTGGCAGATTCATTCAGGTGAGATTTTTGGGATTCCCGGAAAGCTGTTTGTTGATGGATTGGGTGTTGTAACTATTTTCTTATCAATAACAGGAATTATTTATTTCTTTTTCCCCGGATGGATAAAGAGAAGAAAGAAGAAGTCGAAAAAGGTAACATCAATTGTACAGACTAACCGATGGTCGTCAAAATGGCATAATAAAACAGGTGCATGGTTGTTCGTTTGTTTAATAGTTTTGTTTTTTACAGGAATGTTTTTGCGCCCTCCTTTGCTAATTGCCATTGCATACTCAAAGGTAAAACCTATTAAACATTCACATCTTGACCAACCTAATCCGTGGTATGATAAATTCAGGGACTTAAAATTTGATAGTGAGCGAAACGAATTTCTTTTAGCTACATCGGAAGGAATTTATTATATGGATAAAGATAAACTTGTTCCCAAAGTTTTTTCTAATCAACCTCCCGTAAGTGTTATGGGAATTAATGTGCTGGAACCATTTAATGATGGGGCGTACATTATAGGTTCGTTCAGCGGTTTGTTTTTATGGCATCCGGCTCATCCTGAAGTTTATAATTATGCCCAGGGTAAATTACATGTTGGCAATACAACTGGCAGACCTATTGGTGATTTTAAAGTTACAGGATTAGTTACGGATTTGGTAGGTAAGCAGTATATGATTGACTACGACAAAGGTGTAGTTCCTTTATATCACGAAAAGATATTTCCAGCAATGCCTAAGAATGTGCTTGAAGAATCGAAAATGTCACTTTGGAATTTTTCGCTCGAAATTCATACCGGACGTTTCTTTCGTTTTCTTCTTGGTGATTTTTATATCCTCTTAGTTCCCTTATCAGGGTTGGTAAGTATTATGGTTGTATTGAGCGGATATTTGCTTTGGAGAAAGAAATTTCGATAA
- a CDS encoding DUF2024 family protein: MKIAVWDTYVQRTDGRKMHFDIIVPENVKDSNVISQYGHEYLIDKDVKLKKLTSKECEFCHIEKATQEVISDIETKGYHIVEMENCD; this comes from the coding sequence ATGAAAATAGCCGTTTGGGATACTTATGTGCAACGTACCGATGGGAGAAAGATGCACTTTGATATAATTGTACCGGAGAATGTAAAGGATTCTAATGTGATATCTCAATATGGGCATGAATACCTTATAGATAAAGATGTTAAATTGAAAAAACTTACCTCAAAAGAATGTGAGTTTTGCCATATCGAGAAAGCCACGCAAGAAGTTATTTCAGATATAGAAACTAAGGGGTATCATATTGTTGAAATGGAAAATTGCGATTGA
- a CDS encoding ferredoxin: protein MAIDKVWRDDDINTCVACKICQSFAPRVFKVFDKMIVMPGVDYDENEIREAVESCPTGIIKIEYK, encoded by the coding sequence ATGGCAATTGATAAGGTATGGCGTGACGATGATATCAACACATGTGTAGCGTGTAAAATATGTCAATCTTTTGCTCCACGAGTCTTTAAAGTATTCGATAAGATGATTGTGATGCCTGGTGTTGATTACGATGAAAATGAAATACGTGAGGCTGTTGAAAGTTGTCCCACAGGAATAATTAAAATTGAATATAAATGA
- a CDS encoding amino acid racemase has protein sequence MKTIGILGGLGPEATVDYYKEIIKGFDKINGDGSLNYPEIVIFSVNMAKFIGLLEEGKYTNAASYIASCVDNIRNAGADFAVISANTPHLLFNEIQAQVNIPLISIVDVCAKQARKIEVKKCALLGTKFTMQNDFYHKVFNLHNIEIVVPDEKQIEIINQRLFNELELGIFKDATRLEILEIVNKMKEQNEVDSVILGCTEFPLMFTEDNYLELPFLNTTKIHVDAIIKTCSNGN, from the coding sequence ATGAAAACAATTGGAATATTAGGCGGATTAGGACCAGAAGCAACCGTGGATTATTACAAAGAAATAATAAAAGGCTTCGATAAAATTAACGGAGATGGTAGTTTGAATTATCCTGAGATCGTAATTTTTAGCGTTAATATGGCAAAGTTTATTGGATTACTTGAAGAAGGAAAATATACAAATGCCGCTTCGTATATCGCTTCATGTGTAGATAATATTAGAAATGCCGGGGCTGACTTTGCTGTAATAAGTGCCAATACTCCACATTTGCTGTTTAATGAAATTCAAGCGCAAGTTAACATACCATTAATTAGCATAGTTGATGTATGTGCTAAACAAGCCAGGAAGATTGAAGTGAAAAAATGTGCATTATTAGGTACAAAATTCACAATGCAAAACGACTTTTATCATAAAGTATTCAATCTGCACAATATTGAAATAGTAGTTCCTGATGAGAAGCAAATAGAGATTATAAACCAAAGATTATTTAACGAACTTGAATTAGGAATATTTAAAGACGCAACTAGGCTGGAAATACTTGAAATAGTCAACAAAATGAAGGAACAAAATGAAGTTGATTCAGTAATTCTAGGCTGTACCGAATTTCCATTAATGTTTACCGAAGACAATTATCTGGAATTACCCTTTTTAAATACAACCAAGATACATGTAGATGCAATAATCAAAACCTGTTCAAATGGCAATTGA
- a CDS encoding HPP family protein — protein sequence MKNLHRRYRVVRYIIYRQTVVNPQDHLWTFVGAFLGIGIIGFTHEVFSSFGISDKVFLIGSFGASAVLIYGATNSPLAQPRNLIGGHLISAFIGVSVYKLLSNFDVLWLNAALAVSVSIIAMQCTKTLHPPGGATALIANLGTPKVLSLGYFYILYPVSTGVGILLLIALITNNLPRDRSYPNKQLFRINIKTLANENNWNIRRIRTRSNRGLLQRNNKRLR from the coding sequence ATGAAGAACTTACACCGAAGATATAGAGTTGTCAGGTATATAATATATCGTCAAACCGTAGTAAATCCGCAAGACCACTTATGGACGTTTGTTGGAGCTTTTTTAGGTATTGGAATTATTGGATTTACGCATGAAGTATTTTCATCATTTGGGATAAGTGATAAAGTCTTTCTTATAGGGTCATTTGGAGCATCAGCAGTATTAATTTATGGAGCAACCAATAGTCCATTGGCTCAACCCCGAAATTTAATTGGTGGTCATTTAATAAGTGCGTTTATTGGAGTGAGTGTGTATAAGCTTTTATCCAACTTTGATGTTTTGTGGCTAAATGCTGCCCTAGCTGTCTCCGTTTCAATAATTGCAATGCAATGTACAAAAACCTTGCATCCGCCCGGAGGAGCAACTGCATTAATAGCAAATCTGGGAACCCCAAAGGTATTAAGCTTGGGGTATTTTTATATTCTTTATCCTGTAAGCACTGGTGTTGGTATTTTACTTTTGATTGCACTTATTACAAATAATTTGCCGAGGGACAGGTCATATCCAAACAAGCAATTATTCAGAATTAATATTAAAACTTTAGCTAATGAAAACAATTGGAATATTAGGCGGATTAGGACCAGAAGCAACCGTGGATTATTACAAAGAAATAATAAAAGGCTTCGATAA
- a CDS encoding hemerythrin domain-containing protein encodes MKNITQILSDEHQIILKVIDAVNSECAELEKGKTLDIGFFQKTINFIKNYADKFHHAKEEDILFKAMLENVEHLHCNPIPVMLHEHDEGRTFVKGMEEGISENNRSKIIDNARGYGMLLRDHIYKEDNVLYPMAEEALSDGQKDVVNQKYTEIESLLNKEINVNDLIFV; translated from the coding sequence ATGAAGAATATAACTCAAATATTATCAGACGAACACCAAATAATTTTAAAAGTTATTGATGCTGTAAATTCAGAATGTGCCGAACTAGAAAAAGGTAAAACTTTAGACATTGGCTTTTTTCAGAAAACAATCAACTTTATAAAAAACTATGCCGACAAGTTCCATCATGCAAAAGAAGAAGACATTCTTTTTAAAGCCATGTTGGAAAATGTTGAACATCTACATTGTAATCCTATTCCGGTTATGTTACATGAGCATGATGAAGGTCGAACCTTTGTAAAAGGTATGGAAGAAGGTATTTCTGAGAATAATAGAAGTAAAATAATAGACAATGCACGAGGTTATGGGATGCTTTTACGAGACCATATTTATAAGGAAGATAATGTGCTTTACCCAATGGCGGAAGAAGCATTAAGCGATGGACAAAAGGATGTGGTAAATCAGAAATATACAGAAATCGAATCATTGCTGAACAAAGAAATTAATGTTAATGATTTAATATTTGTGTAA
- a CDS encoding Rrf2 family transcriptional regulator, whose amino-acid sequence MLSKSTEYAIRALVFVQLKNWEQKRPGVGEIAKEIEAPEAYTAKILQTLTKNKLMDSMKGRGGGFFFNDNQSNLTLYEVIHVVEGDACFHKCGFGLKQCNNDNPCPLHEQYKVVRDGFFEIVKTETIQSLSEKIKQGEAVLNRLKK is encoded by the coding sequence ATGCTATCTAAAAGTACAGAATATGCCATAAGAGCGTTAGTTTTTGTTCAGCTAAAAAATTGGGAACAAAAGAGACCTGGTGTTGGTGAAATTGCAAAAGAAATAGAAGCTCCGGAGGCTTATACAGCTAAAATTCTCCAAACGCTTACGAAGAATAAACTCATGGATTCGATGAAAGGACGTGGCGGAGGTTTCTTTTTCAATGACAACCAATCGAACTTAACGCTTTATGAGGTAATTCATGTGGTTGAAGGAGATGCTTGTTTTCACAAATGTGGCTTTGGACTTAAGCAATGCAATAATGATAATCCTTGTCCTTTGCATGAGCAATACAAAGTTGTTCGAGATGGATTTTTTGAAATAGTGAAAACAGAAACAATACAATCCTTATCGGAAAAGATTAAGCAGGGAGAAGCAGTTTTAAATAGATTAAAAAAATAG
- the ric gene encoding iron-sulfur cluster repair di-iron protein encodes MNINTSTSVGDIVKANFKTAQIFEKNNIDFCCGGGISLDEACKKSGINIEQLIPELTDTIQQNDPDSKYIDELELNELCDYIEKRHHTYVSETIPFLQQKLQKLCDVHGENHSELHEVKALFDGAAENLSVHMKKEELILFPYIRKMVKSKKEGKTAKDEYGDAVETIDTMHEEHQTEGERFEKISKLTSSYTCPPDGCGTYQVTYQTLKEFENDLHRHIHLENNILFKKALLLESELLK; translated from the coding sequence ATGAATATTAATACAAGTACCAGTGTAGGTGACATCGTAAAAGCTAATTTTAAAACAGCTCAAATTTTTGAAAAAAATAATATTGATTTTTGCTGTGGAGGAGGTATAAGTCTTGATGAAGCCTGTAAAAAGAGTGGAATAAATATTGAACAATTAATTCCTGAATTGACTGATACAATCCAACAAAATGACCCTGATTCAAAGTACATCGACGAGCTGGAACTCAATGAACTTTGCGACTACATTGAAAAAAGACATCATACTTATGTTAGTGAGACCATTCCATTTCTTCAACAGAAATTACAAAAACTTTGTGATGTGCATGGAGAAAATCATTCTGAGTTACACGAGGTAAAAGCATTGTTTGATGGTGCAGCAGAGAATCTTAGTGTACACATGAAGAAAGAGGAATTAATTTTATTTCCTTATATAAGAAAAATGGTAAAGTCAAAAAAGGAGGGTAAAACAGCAAAAGATGAATATGGTGATGCAGTCGAAACTATTGATACCATGCATGAAGAACATCAAACAGAAGGTGAGCGTTTTGAGAAAATATCAAAATTGACTTCTTCATATACATGCCCCCCTGATGGATGTGGTACATACCAAGTTACTTATCAGACATTAAAGGAATTTGAAAACGACTTACATCGTCATATTCATTTAGAAAACAATATTCTGTTTAAGAAAGCTTTACTTTTGGAAAGTGAATTACTAAAATAA
- a CDS encoding nitric-oxide reductase large subunit, which produces MNTKKLWIGFILVMVISFGILGYYGREIYREAPPIPEKVVDGNGNLLFTGQNIKDGQNIWQSIGGQEVGTVWGHGAYQAPDWTADWLHREAVYILDQFAQAEFDKNYNDLDEEKKAMLEKRIQKEMRTNTYNKETRTLHISNIRAEAFEVVSKHYTSLFMDDENLAELREAYAIPANTIKDKERMSKMNNFFFWATWSTVTVRPGQEISYTNNWPPEKLVANEPTGPLHLWTGFSVIILLVGIGLLAWYYAANRKEEDEHGDVPEVNPLSGIQQTPSMKATLKYFWVVTALIIVQIIMGVITAHYGVEGNGFYGIPLADYLPYSVSRTWHIQLAIFWIATSWLATGLFIAPAVSGREPKFQKLGVDVLFGALLVIVVGSLAGQWMGIMQKLGLAQNFWFGHQGYEYVDLGRFWQIFLFAGLFIWLFLMGRALLPALKERNENRHLLLMFLISSIAIAAFYGAGLMWGQQTHLSVAEYWRWWVVHLWVEGFFEVFATVAIAFLFVRMQLINAKVATSSVLFSTIIFLSGGIIGTFHHLYFTGTPTAVLALGATFSALEVAPLVFMGFEAYHNLKLSRVANWVNAYKWPIYFFIAVAFWNLLGAGIFGFLINPPIALYYMQGLNTTPVHGHTALFGVYGMLGIGLMLFVLRDMNLKVDWKEKPIKIAFWSMNIGLLLMVLISVLPVGLAQTVASVKHGLWYARSAEFLGTPVMETLRWLRAIGDTIFAIGALYLGYFIFGLKGGWSIKK; this is translated from the coding sequence ATGAATACAAAAAAACTTTGGATTGGATTTATCCTGGTTATGGTTATCTCCTTTGGAATTTTAGGTTATTACGGAAGGGAAATATATAGAGAAGCCCCACCAATACCTGAAAAAGTAGTTGATGGTAATGGAAATCTACTTTTCACAGGACAAAACATTAAGGATGGTCAGAATATTTGGCAATCAATTGGAGGACAGGAAGTGGGTACTGTTTGGGGACATGGAGCTTACCAAGCACCTGATTGGACTGCGGATTGGCTGCATAGGGAAGCAGTGTATATTTTAGACCAATTTGCACAAGCCGAATTCGATAAAAATTACAATGACCTTGATGAAGAAAAAAAAGCAATGCTTGAAAAAAGGATTCAAAAAGAAATGAGAACCAATACTTATAATAAGGAAACTAGAACATTACATATTTCAAACATAAGGGCGGAAGCCTTTGAGGTTGTTAGTAAGCATTATACCTCCTTATTTATGGATGATGAAAATTTAGCAGAGCTACGAGAGGCATACGCTATTCCAGCGAATACTATAAAAGATAAAGAAAGAATGTCCAAAATGAATAATTTTTTCTTTTGGGCAACATGGTCAACAGTAACAGTACGTCCAGGGCAGGAAATAAGCTATACAAATAACTGGCCTCCTGAAAAGCTAGTTGCCAATGAACCTACAGGACCATTACACCTTTGGACAGGTTTTAGTGTTATTATCCTATTAGTAGGTATAGGATTGTTAGCTTGGTATTACGCTGCAAACAGAAAAGAAGAAGATGAACATGGCGATGTACCAGAGGTCAATCCTCTCTCTGGTATTCAGCAAACACCTTCAATGAAAGCTACGCTTAAATATTTTTGGGTGGTTACTGCTTTAATAATAGTACAAATTATTATGGGTGTAATAACAGCACACTACGGGGTTGAAGGAAATGGATTCTATGGGATTCCATTAGCTGATTATTTACCTTATTCTGTTTCAAGAACTTGGCATATACAATTGGCTATCTTTTGGATTGCCACCTCATGGCTGGCGACAGGTCTCTTTATTGCTCCGGCAGTATCCGGGAGAGAACCAAAATTTCAGAAACTTGGAGTTGATGTATTGTTTGGTGCATTACTTGTAATTGTGGTTGGTTCTTTAGCAGGACAATGGATGGGGATTATGCAAAAATTAGGATTAGCACAAAACTTCTGGTTTGGTCATCAAGGTTATGAATACGTAGATTTAGGACGATTTTGGCAAATTTTCCTTTTTGCAGGGCTGTTTATCTGGTTGTTTTTAATGGGGAGAGCCTTATTACCAGCTCTGAAAGAACGCAACGAGAACCGTCACTTGCTACTTATGTTTTTAATTTCATCTATTGCCATTGCTGCATTTTATGGGGCTGGCTTAATGTGGGGACAACAAACACACCTGTCTGTTGCAGAATATTGGAGATGGTGGGTTGTTCACCTTTGGGTAGAAGGATTCTTTGAGGTATTCGCTACTGTTGCTATTGCATTCTTATTTGTTCGAATGCAGCTAATCAATGCAAAGGTTGCCACATCTAGTGTACTTTTCTCAACTATAATATTTTTATCAGGAGGAATCATTGGTACATTCCACCACTTATATTTTACCGGTACACCTACGGCAGTGCTGGCACTTGGGGCAACTTTTAGTGCATTGGAAGTCGCCCCTCTGGTGTTTATGGGATTTGAAGCCTATCACAATTTAAAATTAAGTCGTGTTGCAAATTGGGTAAACGCTTATAAATGGCCTATTTACTTCTTTATTGCTGTAGCTTTTTGGAATCTTCTTGGAGCAGGAATATTTGGATTCTTAATCAACCCTCCAATAGCATTATATTACATGCAGGGACTTAATACTACGCCTGTTCATGGACATACCGCTTTATTTGGAGTTTATGGCATGCTTGGTATTGGTTTAATGTTGTTTGTATTACGTGATATGAATTTAAAGGTAGATTGGAAAGAGAAACCAATTAAAATTGCATTCTGGTCAATGAATATAGGATTATTACTAATGGTGTTAATTAGTGTTCTTCCTGTGGGACTTGCTCAGACTGTAGCTAGTGTTAAGCATGGTTTATGGTACGCACGTTCTGCTGAATTTTTAGGAACTCCCGTAATGGAAACATTGCGTTGGTTACGTGCCATAGGTGATACTATTTTTGCAATAGGAGCATTATACCTTGGGTATTTCATATTTGGTTTAAAGGGTGGATGGTCTATTAAGAAGTAA